Within the Tursiops truncatus isolate mTurTru1 chromosome 19, mTurTru1.mat.Y, whole genome shotgun sequence genome, the region catgcaaactcttagctgcagcatgtgggatctagttccctgatcagggatcgaacccaggccccctgcattgggagcgcggagtcttagccgccgggccaccagtgaagtcctgtGACTCTCATATTTTAAAGGCTTCTTCTGGCTGCCATGGGGAGGAAATAttatggggaggggagggcagaaacAGGGACTCAGTGTGGAGGCTGCTGTGATATTTCATGAGAGACGGTGGTGGCTGgatgggagggcaggggaggtgaGAAGAGGTCAGAATTCGGGTACTTCAGAGGTGAGCTGACCAGATTCGGTGATGGGTCAGATGCGGGATGAGAGGTTGTCGGGCAAGCCAGAGAGAGAAGCACGTATCCTAAGGACCCCTGAGATTTCtgtgagagagacacagaggggaaGAAATATCTGCAAGACCGAGAGACAGAAACGGGCAGGGATGAGCAGAGGTCTCTGTGAGAGAGCCTGAGAAACAGATGCACATCTCTCGGGTAGAGAGATTTGGGCAGTGCCCTCTGGGGGAGCCTGGCGGTGGTCTGTCCTGGCATCCGTGGCTCCGGACAGGGTGGCAGGGGGGGTCCTCTTCCCCAGCTGGGTGCAGGGCAGCCTCCGGGTCCCTCCCTGTGAGGCTCAGGCGCGGCCGCCTTCTGCTCTGTCCACAGCTCTCCATCCACGAGACCGAGGACCCCAATGACAACCGGTACCTGCTGGTGATGAAGGGTGCCCCCGAACGCATCCTGGACCGGTGTGCCACCATCCTGCTGCAGGGCAAGGAGCAGCCGCTGGACGAGGAGATGAAGGAGGCTTTCCAGAATGCCTACCTCGAGCTCGGGGGCCTGGGCGAGCGCGTGCTTGGTGCGCACCAAGGGTGGAGCCaagctggggcaggggctgggccagcTCTGGGGGCCCCTTGAGGGTAAGGAGGGATGTGAGGCTGCCCAGAGCCTGGCTCAGAATAGGGCCTCCCAGAATGCACCATGAATGAATGAGACAGGAAGGTGTCTGtcagaaatgggtgttgactgACTGTCTGGCCAACTAGGGAGCCTGACTACTGGCACCGGGAGCTGcgggcaggaggcagggaggaCCGAGGCTGGAGCCCCTGTGCCCCTCTCCCTGCGCCAGGTTTCTGCCATTACTACCTGCCCGAGGAGCAGTTCCCTAAGGGCTTTGCCTTCGACTGTGATGATGTGAACTTCACCACCGACAACCTCTGCTTCGTGGGCCTCATGTCCATGATCGACCCTCCCCGGGCAGCCGTCCCTGACGCGGTGGGCAAGTGCCGCAGCGCGGGCATCAAGGTATGGCCCGGGGCAGcaggggaggcagggccagggccccagCGGCCAGCGGTGAGGCTGGACCGTTTGCATATGATGCCCACAGGTCATCATGGTCACCGGCGATCACCCCATCACGGCAAAGGCCATTGCCAAGGGTGTGGGCATCATCTCCGAGGGCAACGAGACTGTGGAGGACATCGCCGCCCGGCTCAACATTCCCGTCAGCCAGGTCAACCCCCGGTGAGCCCCGCCCTGCCCAGCTCAGGTCCCTCTGGGACTGCGGGTCCCCCTCCTCCTGGGCCTCCTCTGTTGACTCAGCATCTGGGTCCTGTTCCTCTACCATCGTGAGGATGGGCAGCCTGGTGTTACAGCTGCATGGGGTTAGCAAGGGGTAGGTTCGCATCCCAGCTTTGCCAcacatgagctgtgtgaccttgggcaagtcacttagcctctctgtgcctcagtttcctcctctctaaAATGGGCTGCTAGTAATTCACATCTGAGAGGATTCTGTGAGACCCCTTATTTCTGTGTCTGTCattctctcttcccatctctcttttatgtctttgtctctctctgtgtctctcatcTCTGTTCTGACTTACTTAGCTTTCCCACGCTCATGTCTCTCTGCGTCTGTCTCTATTTCCTAGTTGCCTGCATATCTCTGTTCCTCTAAGTCCAGTGTCCCAAGGTTCTTCCTGAGGTCTGCCCTCTATCCTTCCTActgcagccccctcctcccctgttTCCCTTCATCTCTGACCCCCAGAGCCCTTGTCCCTCTATCGGAGCCTGGTCCTCTGTCTCtcctgtctgtgagtctgtccaACAGGTGTCACTGCCCCACATGTCCTGAACACTCTCTGCTCTTCCCAGGGATGCCAAGGCCTGTGTGATCCATGGCACCGACCTCAAGGACTTCACCTCTGAGCAAATCGACGAGATCCTGCAGAACCACACTGAGATCGTCTTCGCCCGCACTTCCCCCCAGCAGAAGCTCATCATTGTGGAGGGCTGTCAGAGACAGGTGGGCTCGGGCTGGGGTCCCTCGGAGGAGGGGGCCGGGGGTCTGGACTCCGGGGTCCTTGATGAGAAGAGGGTTTGGGGCCAGGCCTCTGGGCGTCACCctcaccctctctccctccagggAGCCATCGTGGCTGTGACTGGGGACGGCGTGAACGACTCCCCCGCCCTGAAGAAGGCTGACATCGGGGTGGCCATGGGCATTGCCGGCTCTGACGTCTCCAAACAGGCAGCAGACATGATTCTGCTGGATGACAACTTTGCCTCCATCGTCACGGGTGTGGAGGAGGGTGAGTGAGTTGGCCCAGGTGGCCCTGGAGACTGGGGTTGCTGCGTGAAGCccgagaagggggaggggaagaggccaGGGCTGCAGCAGATGCACGGCGGGAGACCACAGAATCCCACCAGGCCCCCGGCAGAGCCTGCGCTTGTCCTTTTCGGTTTTCTCCCCCTGAGGAGCTGGGGGCTCCCTGGGGGCAGGACTCAGCCAATGCACTTCTGGGTCCCGGTGTCGCCCAGCACAGGCCCAGTCTGGTGGGCAAGGCACATTCAGAAGCATTAAAAAACAATACtcatagggatttccctggcagtccagtggttaagacttcgccttccaatgcagggggtgcgggttcgatccctggttggggggcTGGGACCCCCAcgtgcctcagggccaaaaacctaaaacagaaaacaggagcaatattgtaacaaagtcaataaagactttaaaaatggtccacatcaaaaaagtcttaaaaaaaaaaatactcataagGACAACCTCAGGGAAGCAGAGGGTCCTGAGGGAGCCCTGAAGAGGCCCCTCACCCAGCCTGGAGTCAGGGGCCAAGGAAGCCTCCCCAAGGGGACAGGGATCGCCTGTGCCAAGTCTCTAGGGCCATGTGGGAGTCTTCACGTAGAGAAGTGTCAGCGAAGGGAGTTGCAGACAGAGGCAAGGCCTCGAGGTCTCAGGTGGGGCCGCCGGGCATCACCTCCTGACGGGCCTGGATGCGGCCACAGATGGGGCTTGTTCCCATTCTGTTTTATTCTAATTATCAGAGTAATTCATGATCAttatagaaaatgtagaaaagcaTTAAGAAGCAAATTGGAATCACCCATAATCTTACCATCCAGAAATAATCACTGTTCATGcattttcttccagtctctcTGTCCTACTTGAAATGTCCCCAGTGTAAAAAATAACTCCTGATAAGAGAGAATTCAGACGGTAACAGCGGGGCCTACAGTGTCAGGTTCAACGCCCTTATCCCTTGTCTCCTGTGGCCCAGAGGACACATGGTTAACCCTTTCTCATCCCCAAGACATCCTCCATGCACCTGCAGAGCACACACTCACGGAGGCGTTCACGCCGCCCAGACATTTATTGGACTCCTTACCTTGTGTctggtgccaggggctggagataCAGCTGTGAGCAGAGCAGACATgggtccttgccctcaaggagctgggAGAGACAGCCTTCTGCAAGTTAACGAACAGATTGTAACATAACAAACATAATTACGTATTGTGACAAGTGCTAAGAAGAAAACCAGCAGGGTGCTAGGATAGATGGGGTCCTACCtatgtatttagtttttggcCGCCCCGCGCAGTTTGcgggatctgagttccctgaccagggatcgaacccgcgccccctgcagtggaagcgtggagtctttcttaaccactggacctccagggaagtcctctgtgccttgttttttttgttttttttttttgcggtacgtgggcctctcactgttgtggcctctcccgttgcagagcacaggctctggacgtgcaggctcagcggccatggctcacgggcccagccgctccatggcatgtgggatcctcccggaccggggcacgaacccgtgtcccctgccttggtaggcggactctcaaacaccgcgccaccagggaagcccttctgtgcCTTCTTAATGACACACCTTGTTGCTCATCAGCACACGggggaaggtggagggaggggctggctgggttcatctttagtttctttttactttatacgCACTGTACTGATTGAATCTTTATTGGGATATGGCTTTCACACAAAGTCAGGCAGCTCCGTGACTTTTTATGCACGCACGCACCCACACAACCACCGGACCCCCATCAAGATAGAGAACGTTTCCAGCCTCCCGTTAGGGTTCTATCAGGTCCCCTCCGGTCTATATCCCCCCTCCCAGAaataaccactatcctgactttcAGCACCATGGATTCGTTTCCAACCTCTTCCAAATGGAATCATGTGATAAGAAtgcttctgtgtctggctttttttcactcaacataacaTCAGTGAGATTCATCCATGGAGTTGGGGGTGTCAGTAGCTCGTTCCTTTTTCTCGCCGGGTGGTATTCCTTTGTATGGACGGACCACAGTTTActtatccactcacctactgatGGCCAGCGGGTCAGTTCtggtttggggctattataactAATGCCATATGGTGAACATTCTTGTACTTGCTTTTTGGTGGACATAAACACTCATTTCTCTTGCGTATAAACCTAAGGTGAGGATTGCTGGGTCAATGAGGCAGGGATGTTTAACTTTTAACAGAAactgctgggaattccctggtggtccagtggttaggactccatgctttcgcTGCCAAGGgcgctggtttgatccctggttggggaactaagattccgctaGCCACAccgtgcggccaaaaaaagaaaagaaactaccaAGCAGTCTTCCGAAGTGGTTGTATTTTGAGAATGTTTGAACAGGGGCAACATGGTTGGGCATCTGTATGGAAAGGCAGGCGGTGGGGGGGATGGATTAGAAAGGATGCATGGActgggcagggaaggggcagagggactAGGGTGCCCTGGTGTGGGTGCCGAGGTCTGAGCCTGCCCCTGCCAACAGGCCGCCTGATCTTCGACAACCTGAAGAAGTCCATCGCCTACACCCTGACCAGCAACATCCCCGAGATCACGCCCTTCCTGCTGTTCATCATGGCCAACATCCCACTGCCTCTGGGCACCATCACCATCCTCTGCATCGACCTGGGCACTGACATGGTGAGGCCCCGGCCACCCCCAGGCTCCGGGAGGGTAGGGTCCCCCCAATCCCCGACTTACTGGCCTCTCCTGCCCAGGTCCCTGCCATCTCGCTGGCGTACGAGGCCGCTGAGAGTGACATCATGAAGAGACAGCCCAGGAACCCACGCACTGACAAGTTGGTCAATGAGAGGCTCATCAGCATGGCCTACGGACAGATCGGTGAGGACCTGGGGGCCCTGCCTCGCGTATGGCTGGGTGCCTGGTGCCTGGCCCACCGTGGGTGCTCAGAAACCTTGTGCCGAATGAGTGGAGTGAAAAGTAGGACCTGGTGCTGGAGGTTTGGAAGGAGTGACTTACAGATGGGCAGTGGTCACCAAGGTGGGGCTGGCACAGGTGGAGGAAAGGCCCGGGGCTGCACCCGGGGAGCACGTGGGATACTGAGTGGCAGATCAGGGCTGGCCCCAGGATGGCCACTCCCCTGCTCCACCCGCCACCGTGATGGGAAGGACCAGTCAGCCTgtgagctctctgagggcaggagtGAGCCCCACGCCCTCCTGCCTTCTCCATCTTTGCTGGGGGTGAGGTGTGCAGTCTTACAGGTGCTGAGCGCCCTGTTGCTGGGAGTGTCCCAGGAAGCAGAGGCTTGGTGGCGGTGGTCAGAGGCTTAGGGAGGTCATTCCTGCCTAGGGGGTCCTCAGGGGTTTCCTGATGTCCAGGTGGCCTGGCGCGGGTGGGAGGGAGCCTCCAGGTTCTCCCCTCAGGAGAGCCCCGTCTCCAAGGTTCCTGCCACCAGGTGGCACCCTCAGATGGCCCTCTGGGAGCTCAGCCCCGGATGATGTCAGGCAAGAGGACCGGGTACCTCACCATCCTCGCAGTGTGGGTCTCAAGGGGCCTCAGAGGTGCCCTGGGCTGGCTGCCTGCCCCACCTGAGCCTCTTCtcatctcccttctctcctcccccaggaaTGATCCAGGCTCTTGGTGGCTTTTTCTCCTACTTTGTGATCCTGGCAGAAAATGGCTTCTTGCCTGGCAACCTGGTGGGCATCCGGCTGAACTGGGATGACCGCACCGTCAACGACCTGGAGGACAGTTACGGGCAGCAGTGGGTGCGTAGGGCTGGGTCCCACAGCATGGCCTGGGACCTCCCAGGCGGGGTCCCTGCCCACAGCATCCTGGGCTGGGGCGAGCCGTCCCAACCATGCAGGGGCAGCTTCCTGTGATGGTCCCTCTGCCCCAGGGGCGGCATCAAGATCCTCGCTGGACACAAGGGGCCTCCTGGCGCTCTTGGCCCAGCCCATCGCGGTCCTGGCCGCCGGCCATGCTCTCTGCCCCACCAGGCGAGACGCCTTTGCTGTCCGATTCCCCATCTCTGTCTGTGCCTTCAAAGCCCAGCTGGAGTCCCCTCAGGAGGCTCCCAGGATCTCTGGTCCACAACCGAGGTCACCATTACCCTCTCTAATTCCTTGTACATTTCCTGACTCTTCCCGTGGGGCTCTGAACTACAGAGGGAAGGCACGCCCCTTAGGGGATCCCATCTGGACAGAGTCCCCGCTTTGCCCTGGGGCCCTACGCAGGGGCGCAGACAAGGAGCACGTGGGcccagggtggggcctggggctgcGGCCACACTGACCGCCGACCGGCACCCGCGTCATCGCCCTTGCAGACCTACGAGCAGAGGAAAGTGGTGGAGTTCACGTGCCACACGGCCTTCTTTGTGAGCATAGTGGTCGTGCAGTGGGCTGACCTGATCATCTGTAAGACCAGGAGGAACTCCGTCTTCCAGCAGGGCATGAAGTGAGGGCCGCGGGCGCCGGGCTTGCTCTCCGTCCCGCCccgtgtctgtctgtctgtctgtttcagttttgccTCTGAGTTGATTTTCTCTCCAGTGGTCACATCTATCTTggattctctgtctctctctctctccatatgtgtgtgtgcacactgcTGGGGTGTCTCTGGTCCCTCTCCAGAtctgctttatctttttctttggccgcacggcatgtgggatcttagttcccccaccagagatggaaccctgcagtggaagcgcagagtgctaaccactggaccgccagggaattccctgctgtaTCTTTTCATACCCCTGCCTGTGTGTCACTGTCTCTGTCATTATACTTCGGTGTCACCATCTCCCTGGACCCATCTGTGCCTCTCTGCCTCTTTCGGTCTCCATCTCTGTGTGTCTCCGTGTCTGTCTCTGTGCATCTGCTCTTGGCAGATCCTCTGTCTCGGTGGGATGGGGGTGCCTGCTCGAGTTCTCTGGGTCCAGCCCTGCCTGTGCCTCCAGGAACAAGATCCTGATCTTCGGGTTGTTTGAGGAGACAGCCCTGGCTGCCTTCCTGTCCTACTGCCCCGGCATGGACGTGGCCCTTCGCATGTACCCTCTCAAGTgagtgccccctcccctgccctgtaCCACCTGCTCCGGGATCCTCCGGGTAGCCTTCCCCGCTGGACGCCCTCACAGGGGGGCGCTGTGCAGACCCCAGCCCACAGCCATGGCCCGGGCACCCCTCACCTTGGGCACGAAGGACCAGGGGAGCATCTTCCCAGTGCGGCCCCGCCTGTCCTCTGGGACCCTGCCTGTGTGTGTCCGCCCCGTCTCCGCCCCACACTGACGCCCTCCTGCTCTTTCGTCTCCGCAGGCCCAGCTGGTGGTTCTGTGCCTTCCcctacagttttctcatcttcgTCTATGACGAAATCCGCAAACTCATCCTGCGCAGGAACCCCGGGGGTGAGGGGCTAACTGGGTACAaggggggaggctggggggaCGGGACGGGGCAGCTGGAAGGGGAGGCGAGAGAGTGCTGTGTGACTGATACTAACCTCACTCTCTGtttccccccaacccctccctcctGCGTTGTCTTTCCACCCTCTTTGCAActcttctctctgggcctcctcctttctgtgtctttccctgtgtctctgccccttttggtttctttctgtgccgctgtctgtctgtctctgcttGTGCTTCTCTCCGTGCCCGTCTCCctctcatctctgtttctttcctcctttgtctctcCAGGTTGGGTGGAGAAGGAAACCTACTACTGACCTCAACCCCACCACATCACCCGTCTCTACCCTGCCCCTCAAGCCCAGGACAGCCCACTCCGGTCCCCCTCATTTTGTATTCTGGGGGGAGGGGCCCTCTCTCCCATTGGCCCCGCCCCCTCAAGTTAtctcccgcctccctccccctcttccccctctggCTGGCTTCTCTCCCcgctcccgccccgccccgccccctgcctctctcctctttctcttttgtgtgtctgttcctctccctctcctcatccCTGccacccagccccctccctgggctCTTTTTTACTCCCCCTCACCCCCTGGCTGACGCCGTCTCTGGTTCTGGACAATTATCAAATATATCCGTGGGGACAGAGAAGCCGCGTGTGTGTGTCTTGCTTGCTTTGTGGACGCGGGGTGTGGGCAGGACGGTGTTCCCTGTGCTGGCACCCGTGGCTGGGTGATTCACAGAACCCCAGGAATTTAGCCTGGCATGAGCTTGGGAGTCATGGAATCTCAAAGTCATCAAATCATGGAGTTGTAGCCCCACAAGGGTTAGAGTGAGGGCACCTTGAATTCGCCAGGAGATGGGATCATGGGATCAGaacaggggagaggaagggaatcaGACTCTGGATCCTCTCATATTGGAGAGGCACCGGGGGAGGCGATGATGCTAATGGTTCATTGAACTCCCACCCTGTGCTGTCCTCTCCTAAGCACTCTACGTGTATTAGCTCACTCAATCCTcacaaggcacagagagggaaagtgacctgcccaaggtcacacagctgagggGTGACaaatctgggatttgaacctaggctgTCCAAGCTCTAAGTCACTatgctcttctctctctttttgttgaGATAAACTTTCATACAGTGACGTGCACAAGTCTCAAGGGCACAgctcaatgatttaaaaaattacttccaTGTAGCCACTAGCCATAAAGGTCTCTCGTGCCCCTTTTCCAGTCAGCCCCCCTCCAGAGGTAACTGCTGAACTGCCTTCTGTCACCATCGTTTAGTTGTACCAATTCTTGGACTTTGTAGAAATGCAGTCTTACAGCATGCTGTCTCATGCTGTCACATGTGTCTGGCTTCCTGTCCTCCACACCATGTCTATGAGAGTCATCCACAGTGTTCCATGTATCAGTAGCTGCTCTTTTTCATTGCTGCGGAGTTTTCCACTGTGTGACTATTACACGATTTGTTGATCCATTttcttgttgatggacatttgctgTTTACACTTTGGAAGCCTCTAGGAAGAGGAACGTTCTAGTGATATCCTCTGATGACACATGTGTGCATCTCTGTTGGGTACatgcctaggaatggaattgccgATTGGGGGATAGACAGTGTTTATCTTTAATAGAAATAACCACGCCCTTTCCAAAGCTCTTGCGTCATCTGCATTCCAACAGTGCATCAAAGTTACAGTTGCTCCACATCCACGTCAACACTTGCTTGTCAGTCTTTTGAATTTGAGCCCTTCTGGTTGGGCAGCTCTACCACTTCCCTCAAGGCAGCCTTGCTAACACAGCCCAGAGATTGGAGTGAGAGGAAGGCCTGGGGCTGGTCCCGGCCTGCCTGCCTCCCAGCACAGGTGGCTGGGTGGTCGAGATGCTGAGAGTCCacatgagtgtgagtgtgtgcacgTGCCCACTGCACAGGACAATGCTGAGGAGGAGTGCCTGAATCTGAGGGGCAAGGCAGTCCGAAGGCAGCGGCCACGTGTGCCAGAAACGCCTGTGATGCCCAGGGCAGAGCCCAGTCCGGTAAGGGTTACGTGAGCCTGGACCTCTCCTGGGGAGGCCAGAGAGACTATTCATCAGGTACAGGGTAAAAACACTCCCATAGACAGGTGGGcaatctgaggcccagagagggcagggacttccttgaggtcacacagcagaaaACTAAACCAGGTTTCTGATTGTCTGTGCTAATGTCCTCCTACCCTCCCAGCTCCACTTCCTCCAGGGGtccaagaggcaggaaggaggcctCAGGTGGAGGGACCACAGGGCCAGGGCCCATCTCTCATAATCTTTTCAGGCACCCCCTTATCTCCCACCATCCCCCTAATTCAGGGCCCACTTGCCATAGGTCCCTTCTCCCCCAGTCTCCCCTCATCCCCCTGTCTCACGGATCTTCCCATCTCTCACAGTATCTCCATCTTAGGGCCCCTTCTCCCACAATCTCTGTTTCAAGGGGCTCCTCCCCCACATTGCCCCTACGCCAAGGCCCCTCAGAATCCCCTGATTCAAAGTTCCCGTCCGGCCCCACTCAGAGGG harbors:
- the ATP1A3 gene encoding sodium/potassium-transporting ATPase subunit alpha-3; amino-acid sequence: MTEHKMSVEEVCRKYNTDCVQGLTHSKAQEILARDGPNALTPPPTTPEWVKFCRQLFGGFSILLWIGAILCFLAYGIQAGTEDDPSGDNLYLGIVLAAVVIITGCFSYYQEAKSSKIMESFKNMVPQQALVIREGEKMQVNAEEVVVGDLVEIKGGDRVPADLRIISAHGCKVDNSSLTGESEPQTRSPDCTHDNPLETRNITFFSTNCVEGTARGVVVATGDRTVMGRIATLASGLEVGKTPIAIEIEHFIQLITGVAVFLGVSFFILSLILGYTWLEAVIFLIGIIVANVPEGLLATVTVCLTLTAKRMARKNCLVKNLEAVETLGSTSTICSDKTGTLTQNRMTVAHMWFDNQIHEADTTEDQSGTSFDKSSHTWVALSHIAGLCNRAVFKGGQDNIPVLKRDVAGDASESALLKCIELSSGSVKLMRERNKKVAEIPFNSTNKYQLSIHETEDPNDNRYLLVMKGAPERILDRCATILLQGKEQPLDEEMKEAFQNAYLELGGLGERVLGFCHYYLPEEQFPKGFAFDCDDVNFTTDNLCFVGLMSMIDPPRAAVPDAVGKCRSAGIKVIMVTGDHPITAKAIAKGVGIISEGNETVEDIAARLNIPVSQVNPRDAKACVIHGTDLKDFTSEQIDEILQNHTEIVFARTSPQQKLIIVEGCQRQGAIVAVTGDGVNDSPALKKADIGVAMGIAGSDVSKQAADMILLDDNFASIVTGVEEGRLIFDNLKKSIAYTLTSNIPEITPFLLFIMANIPLPLGTITILCIDLGTDMVPAISLAYEAAESDIMKRQPRNPRTDKLVNERLISMAYGQIGMIQALGGFFSYFVILAENGFLPGNLVGIRLNWDDRTVNDLEDSYGQQWTYEQRKVVEFTCHTAFFVSIVVVQWADLIICKTRRNSVFQQGMKNKILIFGLFEETALAAFLSYCPGMDVALRMYPLKPSWWFCAFPYSFLIFVYDEIRKLILRRNPGGWVEKETYY